In one Bartonella grahamii subsp. shimonis genomic region, the following are encoded:
- the tolQ gene encoding protein TolQ, with amino-acid sequence MPHGELMNPETIGMLHLFMQASWIVKGVMIGLLLASVWSWAIIFDKIFTYRRMRREIKQFERTFWSGKALEDLYASCKSQRTNSISAVFMAAMVEWKKSLEKGTHTSTSLQSRIDKAMDLTLGRESEKIESKLSFLATLGSAGPFIGLFGTVIGIMESFLSISASQNTSLAIVAPGIAEALLATAIGLFAAIPAVIAYNKLTHESARIIAQIENFADEFSTIVSRRIDETRTAPSSL; translated from the coding sequence ATGCCGCATGGTGAACTAATGAATCCGGAAACAATTGGAATGTTGCATTTGTTTATGCAAGCGAGTTGGATCGTGAAAGGTGTTATGATTGGATTGCTGCTCGCTTCCGTTTGGAGTTGGGCAATTATTTTTGATAAAATTTTTACGTATCGGAGAATGCGGCGTGAAATAAAGCAGTTTGAACGTACATTTTGGTCAGGCAAAGCGCTAGAAGATCTTTATGCATCATGTAAAAGTCAACGCACCAATAGTATATCCGCAGTTTTTATGGCGGCAATGGTTGAATGGAAAAAATCTCTTGAAAAAGGGACTCATACATCGACAAGTTTGCAGAGCAGAATTGATAAAGCTATGGATTTGACGCTGGGACGTGAAAGTGAAAAGATAGAATCAAAATTAAGTTTTCTTGCGACACTGGGATCTGCGGGACCCTTTATCGGACTTTTTGGAACAGTTATTGGTATTATGGAGTCTTTTCTTTCTATTTCAGCTTCTCAAAATACATCACTTGCCATTGTCGCGCCAGGTATTGCAGAAGCACTTTTGGCAACCGCCATTGGTTTGTTTGCAGCAATTCCAGCCGTTATTGCTTATAACAAGTTGACTCATGAAAGTGCGCGCATCATTGCACAAATAGAAAATTTTGCCGATGAATTTTCAACAATTGTATCGCGGCGTATTGATGAAACTCGCACAGCACCTTCCTCTTTATAA
- the ybgC gene encoding tol-pal system-associated acyl-CoA thioesterase, with translation MTEITPFKSNHTNAFHNFQVRVYVADTDFSGVVYHARYLEFFERGRSEFLRDTGFNNKMLAAGVEGEKLFFVVRHMEINFSRPAKIDNLLVVKTRVNHIQGARFFMEQSILHEATTLVTAKVEIALINEEAKPRRLPKELFAKILG, from the coding sequence ATGACAGAAATAACGCCTTTTAAGAGCAATCATACAAATGCTTTTCATAATTTTCAGGTCCGCGTTTATGTTGCTGATACAGATTTTTCCGGTGTGGTTTATCATGCGCGTTATCTTGAGTTTTTTGAACGAGGACGTTCAGAGTTTTTACGGGATACCGGTTTTAATAATAAAATGTTGGCAGCAGGGGTTGAGGGGGAAAAACTGTTTTTTGTTGTTCGTCATATGGAAATTAATTTTTCAAGACCAGCTAAAATTGATAATCTTTTAGTCGTTAAAACACGTGTTAATCATATCCAAGGGGCACGCTTTTTTATGGAGCAATCTATTTTGCATGAGGCAACTACGTTGGTAACAGCGAAAGTTGAAATTGCTCTGATTAATGAGGAGGCAAAACCGCGACGTTTACCCAAAGAACTTTTTGCAAAAATCCTTGGTTAA
- the ruvB gene encoding Holliday junction branch migration DNA helicase RuvB: MHKDEDQRLLGSAPLPNDPDRSLRPQVLDDFIGQEAARANLKIFIEAAKTRQEALDHVLFVGPPGLGKTTLSQIMAKELGVNFRSTSGPVIAKAGDLAALLTNLEERDVLFIDEIHRLNPAIEEILYPAMEDYQLDLIIGEGPAARSVKIDLAKFTLVAATTRLGLLTTPLRDRFGIPIRLNFYTIEELEYIVQRNARLFAVKISDDGAHEIARRARGTPRIAGRLLRRVCDFALVKQAKQIDQKIADEALSRLEVDHLGLDPLDRRYLLLIAETFLGGPVGIETIAAALSEPRDAIEDIVEPYLLQQGFIQRTARGRILTEKAWSHLGLSAPASTSIQKRTQLSDAQDDVSLQTSLWDGEDD; encoded by the coding sequence ATGCATAAAGATGAAGATCAACGCCTTCTGGGTTCCGCCCCCCTTCCTAACGATCCAGATCGTTCCTTAAGACCACAAGTTCTCGATGATTTTATTGGTCAAGAAGCGGCACGGGCTAATTTAAAAATATTTATTGAAGCGGCAAAAACGCGGCAAGAAGCGCTGGATCACGTTTTGTTTGTAGGGCCACCGGGGTTAGGAAAAACAACGCTTTCACAGATTATGGCAAAAGAATTAGGCGTTAATTTTCGCTCTACTTCAGGGCCGGTCATTGCTAAAGCAGGAGATTTAGCCGCTCTCTTGACCAATCTCGAAGAACGTGATGTCTTATTTATTGATGAAATTCATCGCTTAAATCCAGCGATTGAAGAAATTCTTTATCCAGCCATGGAAGATTATCAACTTGATTTGATCATTGGGGAGGGGCCGGCGGCACGCTCGGTGAAAATTGATCTGGCTAAATTTACTTTGGTAGCGGCAACCACACGTTTGGGGCTTTTGACCACACCGCTGAGAGACCGTTTTGGCATTCCAATTCGTCTCAATTTTTATACTATAGAAGAATTAGAATATATTGTGCAGCGTAATGCGCGGCTTTTTGCCGTCAAGATCAGTGATGATGGTGCTCATGAAATTGCACGCCGAGCACGGGGGACTCCTCGTATTGCCGGACGGCTTTTACGGCGCGTTTGTGATTTTGCTTTGGTTAAACAGGCAAAACAAATTGACCAAAAAATCGCCGATGAAGCGCTTTCGCGTCTTGAGGTCGATCACCTTGGGCTTGATCCACTTGACCGTCGCTACTTGCTCCTGATTGCGGAAACTTTTTTAGGGGGACCGGTGGGGATTGAAACGATTGCGGCTGCTTTATCAGAACCACGCGATGCTATTGAAGATATTGTTGAACCATATTTGCTCCAACAAGGTTTTATTCAAAGAACCGCTCGTGGACGCATTTTGACTGAAAAGGCTTGGAGCCATTTAGGGCTTTCTGCTCCTGCTTCAACGTCTATACAAAAGCGTACTCAACTTTCTGATGCTCAAGATGATGTATCACTTCAGACGTCTTTATGGGATGGAGAAGATGACTAA
- the ruvA gene encoding Holliday junction branch migration protein RuvA: MIGKLKGTLEHIFDDHILLDVHGVGYVVFVSNRLRPSLPSVGEALSLFIETHVREDAIRLFGFATRAEQEWFCLLQNVPGVGAKVALAILGTLSPDELAQAIALNDVAMISRAPGVGKKVSERIVGELKSKTLPFEQAVKTVSVPQREMTNQPAHDALAALMKLGFEREQASRALALAMNALEGETISSALLIRHSLKLLSSPT, encoded by the coding sequence ATGATTGGCAAATTAAAGGGCACTCTTGAACATATCTTTGATGATCATATCCTTCTTGATGTTCACGGTGTGGGTTATGTGGTTTTTGTGTCAAATCGGCTCCGTCCTTCTTTACCCTCTGTTGGGGAGGCGTTAAGCCTTTTTATTGAAACGCATGTTCGGGAAGACGCAATCCGCCTTTTTGGTTTTGCTACAAGAGCTGAACAGGAGTGGTTTTGTCTTTTACAAAATGTTCCTGGAGTAGGGGCAAAGGTTGCTTTGGCAATCTTGGGTACTTTATCGCCAGATGAACTTGCACAGGCTATTGCCTTAAACGATGTTGCGATGATTAGTCGAGCGCCGGGCGTTGGTAAAAAAGTCAGTGAAAGAATTGTGGGTGAACTGAAAAGTAAAACACTTCCCTTTGAACAAGCGGTCAAGACTGTTTCTGTTCCTCAGCGTGAGATGACCAATCAACCTGCACATGATGCGCTTGCCGCGTTGATGAAGCTAGGGTTTGAACGGGAGCAAGCATCCCGTGCTCTTGCTCTTGCGATGAACGCTCTTGAGGGGGAAACTATTTCTTCTGCTCTGCTGATCCGCCATAGCCTCAAATTGCTTTCTTCTCCTACTTAA
- the ruvC gene encoding crossover junction endodeoxyribonuclease RuvC — protein sequence MAKTIRIIGIDPGLRRTGWGVIDVAGNRLQFIAAGTVSSDVQCELASRLCQIHKGLSEVAHQFMPHEAAVEHVFVNKDATATLKLGQARAIALLVPAQANLPVFEYAPNKVKKSVIGVGHGAKEQIHMMVKVLLPRAEFDSSDAADALALALCHSMHRNSIDRSYQARMAI from the coding sequence ATGGCAAAGACGATTCGTATTATAGGCATTGATCCCGGATTACGGCGTACAGGGTGGGGTGTTATCGATGTTGCGGGTAATCGTCTTCAGTTTATTGCAGCAGGGACGGTTTCTTCTGATGTACAGTGTGAGCTGGCTTCCAGACTATGTCAGATCCACAAAGGTCTTTCAGAGGTTGCGCATCAATTTATGCCTCATGAAGCTGCTGTAGAACATGTGTTTGTCAACAAAGATGCTACAGCAACTTTAAAACTTGGGCAAGCACGTGCAATTGCACTGCTGGTTCCTGCGCAAGCAAATCTTCCTGTTTTTGAATATGCGCCCAACAAAGTGAAAAAATCAGTTATTGGTGTTGGACATGGTGCTAAAGAACAAATCCATATGATGGTAAAAGTTCTCCTCCCACGGGCTGAATTTGATAGCAGTGATGCCGCTGATGCTCTTGCTCTTGCTCTTTGTCATAGTATGCATCGTAACAGTATTGACCGATCTTATCAGGCAAGGATGGCGATATGA
- a CDS encoding DUF1465 family protein, protein MSVHKRPYDEPIIMIEHNAFENAFNRLYEETMALIEKTAAYIDSEGKLVARSLSAEVSAIYAKEAMYLSTRLMQIASQLLLLRAEREGEMSSEQIKKEIVKMSLHTPTLELETPHWHELPEIFRQFVSHSLRLEARIKYMRAGWETAASCALEDDNPVGKQIELLKTAFGRS, encoded by the coding sequence GTGAGTGTACATAAACGTCCCTATGATGAACCTATTATCATGATTGAGCATAATGCTTTTGAAAATGCTTTTAATCGTCTCTATGAAGAGACAATGGCGCTGATTGAAAAAACCGCAGCGTATATTGATTCAGAAGGGAAATTGGTAGCACGTTCCCTTTCGGCAGAGGTTTCTGCAATCTATGCGAAAGAGGCTATGTATTTAAGTACACGACTTATGCAAATCGCTTCTCAACTCCTTCTTCTTCGTGCAGAACGCGAAGGGGAAATGTCATCAGAACAAATAAAAAAAGAAATTGTAAAAATGTCACTTCATACACCGACATTGGAACTTGAAACCCCTCATTGGCATGAATTGCCAGAAATTTTCCGCCAATTTGTTTCTCATTCATTACGTTTAGAAGCGCGGATAAAGTATATGCGTGCTGGGTGGGAAACTGCAGCCTCCTGTGCTTTAGAAGATGATAATCCAGTAGGAAAACAAATCGAATTGCTCAAAACAGCTTTTGGGCGTTCTTAG
- a CDS encoding OpgC family protein has protein sequence MKYQGVLEHNMQPFFRDTRIDVFRSLALLTIFINHIPGTLYESFTHRNFGFSDSAEAFVLLSGIALGLSFHGRLQQKSFAFIIRKLWYRALQLYGAYLFTTFVTLSLFFAAFLLWRTEKLLSMNNVRLFFTEPVTAFLSTLSFGHQLGYNNILPLYIVLMFFAPFILYLSCKQTKWLLLGSFTLYLICGFYKIAPPSYPLEGKWFLNPLSWQFLFIIGLTSTLALKQGKTIAFQSFWAVCAAGYLLLALLWVRLNWWGILGWFGWSSALLNFNKTFLSLPRLLHVLALAFLILSLPRANKWFYVSQKHPLAILGKHSLPVFVTGTIFAMFGQIIKTVMTGTFFSDTFLIITGIALQFGVAYYCEKRRSWQWSFSRKLIRL, from the coding sequence ATGAAATACCAAGGTGTTCTTGAGCATAATATGCAACCTTTTTTTCGTGATACACGTATTGACGTTTTTCGTTCTTTAGCCTTGTTGACAATTTTCATCAACCATATTCCCGGAACGCTCTATGAGTCTTTTACCCATAGAAATTTCGGTTTTTCTGATTCAGCAGAAGCGTTTGTTTTGCTTTCAGGGATTGCTCTTGGGTTAAGCTTTCATGGGCGGTTACAGCAAAAATCCTTTGCTTTTATTATCCGAAAACTTTGGTACAGAGCTTTGCAGCTCTATGGCGCATATCTTTTTACTACTTTTGTCACGTTAAGTCTCTTTTTTGCTGCCTTTTTATTATGGCGAACAGAAAAACTTTTATCGATGAATAATGTGAGACTCTTTTTTACAGAGCCTGTTACCGCATTTTTGAGTACCTTAAGTTTTGGGCATCAATTAGGCTATAATAATATTCTTCCACTTTATATCGTTTTGATGTTTTTTGCACCTTTTATCCTTTATTTGAGTTGTAAACAGACAAAGTGGCTGCTTTTGGGCTCGTTTACGCTGTATCTTATCTGCGGATTTTATAAAATTGCGCCTCCTTCTTATCCTTTAGAAGGAAAGTGGTTTTTAAATCCTTTGTCTTGGCAATTCTTATTTATTATAGGATTGACCAGTACTTTAGCGCTTAAACAAGGAAAAACAATCGCTTTTCAGTCTTTTTGGGCTGTTTGTGCGGCAGGGTATCTCTTGTTGGCGCTGTTATGGGTTCGCTTAAACTGGTGGGGCATTTTGGGATGGTTTGGCTGGTCTTCTGCATTGTTGAACTTTAATAAAACTTTTTTAAGCTTGCCACGTTTACTCCATGTTCTTGCATTAGCCTTTCTCATTCTTTCTTTGCCGCGCGCCAATAAATGGTTTTATGTCTCTCAGAAACATCCTTTAGCAATCTTAGGAAAACATAGTTTACCGGTCTTTGTAACGGGAACCATTTTTGCGATGTTTGGACAAATTATAAAAACAGTGATGACAGGAACGTTTTTTTCCGATACCTTCTTAATAATAACGGGTATTGCTCTGCAATTTGGAGTCGCCTATTATTGTGAAAAACGGCGATCTTGGCAGTGGTCTTTTTCAAGGAAACTGATCCGTTTATAA
- a CDS encoding thiamine phosphate synthase gives MTQQKNKPIDSPLFPQLILTLDVRRNTPHTFLQQILQTKSFACVILYDSEKLKDDGSFLQQQAQTYAKDIQHHDAALLITDDSRIAGRIKADGLHIEDDLNALESFKSEQKEQKIIGFGNLRNRHSAMLAAETGIDYLLFGKLGADKKPHAHPRNLQLATWWAEIMETPAIIQAGSDFSTFDEALKTGCEFIAVEEVIFGNDNPLILLKTMQEKCENTPL, from the coding sequence ATGACACAACAAAAAAATAAACCAATTGATTCACCTCTTTTCCCTCAGTTGATTTTAACACTTGATGTTCGGCGCAACACTCCACACACATTTTTGCAGCAAATTTTGCAAACAAAGTCTTTTGCATGCGTCATCCTCTATGATTCTGAAAAGTTGAAAGACGATGGCTCTTTTTTACAACAACAAGCGCAAACTTACGCAAAAGATATTCAACATCATGACGCAGCCCTTCTCATCACTGATGACAGCCGCATTGCTGGGCGCATAAAGGCTGATGGATTGCACATAGAAGATGATCTTAACGCTCTTGAAAGCTTTAAAAGTGAGCAAAAGGAACAAAAAATCATAGGCTTTGGCAATCTACGCAATCGCCATAGTGCTATGCTTGCAGCGGAAACAGGCATTGATTATCTTCTGTTTGGCAAATTAGGGGCTGATAAAAAACCCCATGCACACCCCCGCAATCTCCAGTTAGCAACATGGTGGGCAGAAATTATGGAAACCCCTGCCATTATCCAAGCAGGCAGCGATTTTTCAACCTTTGATGAAGCCTTAAAGACTGGATGTGAATTCATTGCTGTAGAAGAAGTGATTTTTGGGAACGACAACCCCTTAATACTGCTTAAAACAATGCAAGAAAAATGTGAAAACACCCCCTTGTAA
- a CDS encoding TIR domain-containing protein: protein MQYSGTSEDLKNIVCKCGYQITDAKLLPHQSPGIYQIKTSKGGTINWYKSTGKLQVQGKENIKQNLIEDLAKHLEETSTIPSSKTASNPSNKKIFIVHGHDCYALKELENALLKLGLEPYILQNTSGNGLPIIQTLKKEICDSSIDFGIVLLTHDDMGYARSDCETKARFRARQNVIFEMGMLAAALPLERIALLQKEGIEMPSDVGGVYYLSFKEQVKETFPKLIERLQEADFSFNTNEITRALN from the coding sequence ATGCAATACAGCGGAACATCTGAAGATCTAAAAAACATAGTTTGCAAGTGTGGATATCAAATTACAGATGCTAAACTTCTACCACATCAATCCCCTGGAATATATCAGATCAAAACCTCCAAAGGAGGCACTATTAATTGGTATAAAAGCACAGGAAAACTTCAAGTTCAAGGCAAAGAAAACATAAAACAAAATTTAATAGAAGATTTAGCAAAGCATCTAGAAGAAACATCAACGATTCCTTCTTCAAAAACTGCTTCCAATCCTTCAAATAAAAAAATCTTTATCGTTCATGGTCATGATTGTTATGCTTTAAAGGAGCTTGAAAATGCTCTTCTCAAGCTTGGTCTGGAACCATACATCTTACAAAATACAAGCGGCAATGGTTTACCCATCATTCAAACTTTGAAAAAAGAAATTTGTGACAGTTCTATAGATTTTGGTATTGTACTCTTAACGCATGATGACATGGGTTATGCTAGATCTGATTGTGAAACAAAAGCTCGATTTCGTGCGCGACAAAATGTTATTTTCGAAATGGGCATGTTAGCTGCCGCACTTCCTCTTGAGAGGATTGCTCTCCTACAAAAAGAAGGCATTGAAATGCCTTCAGATGTTGGTGGAGTTTACTACCTTTCTTTTAAAGAACAGGTAAAAGAAACATTTCCCAAACTTATAGAGCGCTTACAAGAAGCTGATTTCTCTTTTAATACAAATGAAATTACTCGTGCATTAAATTAA